In Paralichthys olivaceus isolate ysfri-2021 chromosome 13, ASM2471397v2, whole genome shotgun sequence, the following are encoded in one genomic region:
- the atp8b2 gene encoding phospholipid-transporting ATPase ID isoform X3, with amino-acid sequence MTSKYNIITFLPVNLFEQFQEVANTYFLFLLILQLIPQISSLSWFTTIVPLALVLIITAVKDATDDYFRHKSDNQVNNRQSQVLIRGSLQNEKWMNVRVGDIIKLENNQFVAADLLLLSSTEPHGLCYIETAELDGETNMKVRQSVSVTSELGDPNNLFSFDGEVVCEPPNNKLDRFCGTLYWRDKKYTLTNQNMLLRGCVLRNTEACYGLVIFAGPDTKLMQNSGRTKFKRTSIDRLMNTLVLWIFGFLVCMGVILAVGDAVWEREVGSLFQSYLPWDPPVDNFLFNAFLSFWSYVIILNTVVPISLYVSVEVIRLGHSYFINWDQQMFCSQCNTPAEARTTTLNEELGQVEYIFSDKTGTLTQNIMSFNKCSINGQTYGEVSDPLGPQPTRLDFTPFNPLADLDFCFYDDTLLESVKVGDSHTHKFFRLLSLCHTVMSEEKSEGELVYKAQSPDEGALVTAARNFGFVFRSRTPGTITTTEMGQSVTYTLLAILDFNNIRKRMSVIVRNPEGRIRLYCKGADTVLLERLHPSNQELMNITSDHLNEYAADGLRTLALAYRDLSEDEWEAWSESHRCADKATDCREDRLAAAYGQIEQDMMLLGATAIEDKLQEGVPETIAVLSLANIKIWVLTGDKQETAVNIGYSCKMLTDDMTEVFIISGHTVQSVRQELRRARERMIELSRTRDEGKEVGMEGWGEAYLSGNGLRQGQEGDGTGRGGGRGGGKHPQFPPPPSPPTNLMDNVSGEFALIINGHSLAHALEADMETEFVSTACACKAVICCRVTPLQKAQVVELIKTHKKAVTLAIGDGANDVSMIKSAHIGVGISGQEGIQAVLASDYSFSQFRFLQRLLLVHGRWSYLRMCRFLCYFFYKNFAFTMVHFWFGFFCGFSAQTVYDQYFITLYNIVYTSLPVLAMGIFDQDVPDHRSLEYPKLYEPGQLNLLFNKKEFFICITQGIYTSVVLFFVPYAILSDATQSNGVPLADYQTFAVTTATALVIVVSVQIALDTGFWTVINHVFVWGSVGSYFTIMFALHSQSLFRIFPNQFHFVGSAQSTLLQPVVWLTIALATAICIVPVLAFRFLKLDLKPQLSDTVRYTQLVRQKKRKPVGLSVGSAWRGMGSVSEGRLGARGGSRRSGYAFAHQEGFGELITSGKNMRLSSLALATFASRHSSSWIDTLRRKKHAHTHTPPSASGECSPAPSCVSGSLPPLSNSSSVLGGSQETPIEEETAPVQDLQPVPTSSTQTPSTAAPNSESAATQGPAQAPSSSVLSSSAMRCHGGDSPGGWTLSLGSVQEALFGWKGFAARSGASNSHGLPSVTKETSQIE; translated from the exons ATGACATCCAAGTACAACATCATCACCTTTCTGCCCGTCAACCTGTTCGAGCAGTTCCAGGAAGTAGCCAACACCTACTTCCTTTTCCTGCTCATACTACAG TTGATACCTCagatctcctccctctcctggtTCACTACCATTGTGCCTTTAGCTCTGGTGCTCATCATCACTGCAGTGAAGGATGCCACTGACGACTAT TTTCGTCACAAGAGCGACAACCAAGTGAACAACCGTCAGTCTCAGGTCCTCATCCGCGGCTC TCTTCAGAATGAGAAGTGGATGAACGTTCGAGTGGGTGACATCATTAAACTGGAGAACAACCAGTTTGTGgca GCTGACCTGCTCCTGTTGTCCAGCACTGAACCTCATGGGCTCTGTTACATCGAGACAGCCGAGCTGGACGG GGAGACTAACATGAAGGTGCGTCAGTCGGTATCGGTGACATCTGAACTTGGAGACCCCAACAACCTTTTTTCATTTGACG gtgaggTGGTGTGTGAGCCCCCTAACAACAAGCTGGATCGTTTCTGTGGGACTCTGTACTGGAGAGACAAGAAGTATACCCTAACCAACCAGAATATGCTGCTGCGAGGATGTGTCCTCCGCAACACTGAGGCCTGCTACGGCCTGGTCATCTTTGCAG GCCCAGATACCAAGCTGATGCAGAACAGCGGCCGCACTAAGTTCAAGCGTACGAGCATCGATCGCCTCATGAACACTCTGGTCCTCTGG atCTTTGGCTTCCTGGTGTGTATGGGTGTGATCTTGGCTGTTGGTGACGCTGTGtgggagagggaggtggggtCCCTGTTTCAGAGCTACCTGCCCTGGGACCCTCCTGTGGACAACTTCCTGTTCAATGCCTTCCTCTCCTTCTGGTCCTACGTCATCATTCTCAACACAGTGGTGCCTATCTCTCTGTATGTCAG TGTGGAGGTGATCAGGCTCGGTCACAGCTACTTCATTAACTGGGACCAGCAGATGTTCTGCTCACAGTGTAACACACCGGCCGAGGCCAGGACCACCACTCTGAATGAGGAGCTGGGTCAG gtTGAATACATATTCAGTGACAAGACTGGAACTCTAACTCAGAACATCATGAGCTTCAACAAGTGCTCCATCAATGGACAGACTTATG gtGAAGTTAGCGACCCACTTGGACCTCAGCCAACG AGGCTGGACTTTACTCCCTTCAACCCCCTGGCGGACCTGGACTTCTGTTTCTATGACGACACGCTGCTGGAATCAGTGAAAGTGGGAGACTCGCACACTCACAAGTTTTTCCGtctgctctccctctgtcacaCGGTCATGAGTGAGGAGAAGAGCGAGG GGGAGCTGGTTTATAAGGCTCAGTCTCCAGATGAGGGCGCTTTAGTGACAGCGGCTCGAAACTTTGGATTTGTGTTTCGCTCCCGAACTCCGGGGACGATCACCACCACGGAGATGGGACAATCTGTCACCTACACGCTGCTCGCCATTCTGGATTTTAACAACATACGCAAAAGGATGTCTGTCATAG tCCGTAACCCAGAGGGCAGGATCCGGCTGTACTGTAAAGGAGCTGACACTGTTCTCCTGGAGCGACTCCACCCGTCTAACCAGGAACTGATGAATATCACTTCAGACCATCTCAAT GAGTACGCAGCAGATGGTCTTCGGACCCTGGCCCTGGCCTATAGGGACCTATCAGAAGACGAGTGGGAGGCGTGGTCAGAGAGCCACCGCTGTGCCGACAAGGCCACTGACTGCAGAGAGGACCGGCTGGCAGCCGCTTATGGGCAGATAGAGCAAGACATGATG ctcctGGGGGCCACAGCCATTGAGGACAAGCTGCAGGAAGGTGTACCAGAGACCATCGCTGTCCTCTCTCTGGCCAACATTAAAATCTGGGTTCTCACAGGAGACAAACAGG agaCGGCTGTCAACATAGGTTACTCGTGCAAGATGTTGACAGATGACATGACTGAGGTGTTCATCATCAGTGGTCACACGGTCCAGAGCGTGCGGCAGGAGCTCAG GAGGGCGAGAGAAAGGATGATTGAGCTGTCACGCACCAGAGATGAAGGGAAGGAGgtggggatggagggatggggagAGGCCTATCTCAGTGGCAATGGACTCAGACAAGGACAAGAGGGAGATggcacaggaagaggaggaggaagaggaggagggaaacatCCCCagttccctcctcctccttcacctcccacCAACCTCATGGACAACGTCTCTGGAGAGTTTGCCCTCATAATCAACGGTCACAGTCTG GCCCATGCTCTAGAAGCCGACATGGAGACGGAATTCGTGTCGACAGCGTGTGCATGCAAAGCGGTCATCTGCTGCAGGGTCACGCCGCTGCAGAAAGCTCAGGTGGTGGAGCTCATCAAGACACACAAGAAGGCCGTCACTCTGGCTATAGGAGATGGGGCCAATGATGTTAGCATGATCAAAA gcgCTCACATTGGAGTTGGTATCTCAGGTCAGGAGGGGATCCAGGCTGTGCTGGCTAGCGACTACTCCTTCTCCCAGTTCCGTTTTCTCCAGCGCCTCCTGCTGGTCCACGGCCGTTGGTCCTACCTGCGAATGTGCCGTTTCCTCTGCTACTTCTTCTACAAGAATTTTGCCTTCACCATGGTGCACTTCTGGTTCGGTTTCTTCTGTGGCTTCTCCGCtcag ACTGTGTATGATCAGTACTTCATCACACTCTACAACATTGTCTACACCTCCCTCCCTGTGCTGGCCATGGGAATATTTGACCAG GATGTTCCTGACCACAGGAGTCTGGAGTATCCTAAGCTGTATGAACCTGGGCAGCTCAACCTCCTCTTCAACAAGAAGGAGTTCTTCATCTGCATCACCCAGGGCATATACACATCAGTGGTGCTGTTCTTTGTCCCCTATGCTATCCTTTCTGATGCCACCCAGAGCAACGGAGTGCCCCTCGCCGACTACCAGACCTTCGCTGTCACCACGGCGACAGCGCTGGTCATCGTGGTCAGCGTGCAG ATCGCTCTGGACACAGGCTTCTGGACGGTCATcaaccatgtgtttgtgtggggctCTGTGGGCTCCTACTTCACCATCATGTTCGCCCTGCACAGTCAGAGCCTCTTCAGGATCTTTCCCAATCAGTTCCACTTTGTCG GTAGTGCCCAAAGCACATTATTGCAGCCAGTTGTGTGGTTGACGATTGCACTGGCGACAGCAATATGCATAGTTCCAGTTTTGGCTTTCCGCTTCCTCAAGCTGGACCTGAAACCTCAGCTCTCAGACACG GTGCGCTACACGCAGTTGGTGcggcagaagaagaggaagccaGTTGGCCTCAGCGTAGGAAGTGCCTGGCGTGGCATGGGCAGCGTGTCCGAGGGTCGTCTGGGCGCTCGGGGTGGTTCTAGAAGGTCGGGCTACGCCTTCGCCCATCAGGAGGGCTTTGGAGAGCTGATCACATCTGGAAAGAACATGAGGCTCTCGTCTCTGGCCCTGGCCACCTTCGCCTCCAGACACAGCTCCAGCTGGATCGACACGCTCCGCAGGAAGAAAcacgctcacactcacactccccCCAGCGCCTCAGGGGAGTGCAGTCCAGCGCCCAGTTGTGTCTCTGGGTCACTTCCTCCACTCTCAAACTCCTCCTCCGTTCTGGGTGGCTCCCAGGAGACACCTATCGAGGAGGAAACTGCACCAGTCCAAGATCTCCAGCCTGTTCCCACTTCGTCCACACAAACCCCATCGACTGCAGCACCCAACTCAGAATCAGCTGCAACTCAGGGTCCAGCTCAGGCCCCGAGTTCCAGCGTCCTCAGCTCCTCAGCAATGAGATGCCACGGGGGAGACTCACCTGGAGGCTGGACGCTCTCTCTTGGTAGTGTGCAG GAAGCTCTGTTTGGTTGGAAAGGTTTCGCAGCTCGTAGCGGTGCATCCAACAGCCATGGCCTACCCTCCGTCACCAAGGAAACCAGCCAAATTGAGTGA